The genomic interval AAAGCAGGTTAAAATGGCTTATGAAGGACGTACGTTTTATACGAGCATTTTAGAAGATCCCGAATATGGGGAGTATTTAACGGTTGGAGCTCCAATAAAGGATGACAAAGATAAAATTATTGGTTACTTAGCCATCGATATTAGTGCAGAAGAAATCAATAATATTAGTGGTAAGGTTGTAAAAAGCAGCATGTCAGTCTTCGTTTTTAATGGATTGTTTGTCGTTATACTGCTCATCGCGTTTTTAATTATGCATCGATGGTATCAAAATGAATTACAAACAAAAGTAGGAGATACAGAGGAGACGTATCATTGGGAATTTCAATCATTACTTGCTTCTGTACGTTCTTTACGGCATGATTTTTCCAACCATGTTCAAGTTATCCATGGCCTTCTTAAGTTAGGAGAATCTGAAAAGGCATTAGACTATATAAGTGCTCTTTCTAAAGAAATTCACTCGATTACTTCTATGAACCTAAATGTGAATAATCCTGGATTATCTGTGCTTTTGGAAGTGAAAAGACTAGCTGCTCAAAATTATAATATTGAGACGGAATTTGAGATAGCAGATGACTCATTTGATAGGATTAAGACAACGGATTTAATTAAACTATTATCCAATGTGATTGATAATGCGATTGAAGCAACAAATGAGCTTCCTGAGAATGAACGATTTATGCATGTTGCGTGTAGAGTATGCGACTCTAAATATGTATTTGAAGTAAGTAACACAGGGCCGATGATTACGGATAAAAATCGAGAGAAGATCTTTAAAAGCGGTTTTTCGACGAAAAAGGTACAAGAGGGAAAAGTAAGAGGGCAAGGATTATTTATCGTGAAAGAATTAGTAACGGAATATCGTGGGGATATTTCTATTCAATCTAGTATGAATGAAACAACGGTTACACTTAGAATTCCGATTCCTAGAAATGGTGAGTCGAGTTAAAGGTAGAGTATCGTATAGCACAAGGAATATAAGCACCTCGCAATGGGAAAGTTTTGATTGTGTCAAAACTCTTTCATTGCGAGGTGCTTTTTTTATAAGGCTCCGTTATAGGACGTTGTTGAGCCAAACCTTTCATAAAAAAAGAAAAGTTTTTGAAACCTTTTTTTTTCACCTCCGTATATAGTTATGAAGATGCAAGGCAGCATGAATTTTTCGATGAAATAGGTTAATAAATTGGAAAATAACAGAGCGGAAAAGTACTTTTGAAAATGTACTTTTATAAGTACTTTTCGTTGCAGGCCTATGAATTGGATGTTATGATTGTTCCGAGTTCACGCTAGCGTGAATGGTTGCGCATCCTAAATATGTAAGGAGTTGAGTGGCTAGTGAGTATTAATCTACAAAAAGGTCAACGTATTGATTTAACTAAAGGAAATGCTGGTTTAAATCAAATTATGGTTGGTTTAGGCTGGGACCCTGTGAATCAATCTTCTCCTAAAGGTGGAGGTCTGTTTGGCGGGCTTTTTGGAGGCGGTGCAAAAACAGTGAATATCGATTGTGACGCGTCTGTTATTTTGCTGCAAAATGATCGAATCGTAAATAAAGGAGATTTGGTTTATTTCGGGAATAAAACAAGCAGCTGCGGCTCTGTTCGTCATTCTGGAGATAATCTTACAGGCGACGGCAGCGGAGATGATGAAGTTATTATGATTGACTTGAAATCTGTTCCAGATCGCTATAATAAGCTTGTTTTTGTCGTGAATATTTATGATTGCGAAGGAAGAAAACAAGATTTTGGCATGATTCAAAACGCTTTTATTCGCATTGTTAATCCACAAACGAAACAGGAATTAACTCGCTTTAACTTAACGGATAGCTACGGCGGGTTAACGACTTTAGTGACGGGTGAAATTTATCGCCATAACGGTGAATGGAAGTTTAATGCGATTGGTGACGGGACAAAGGACCGTAATCTGTCAGAAGTTGTCGCGCGATATACTTGATTACATAAATCTATTACAGCTTAAGGGTAGAATAAAATTGTCTTTCAATATTATTAACATTTAGGAGGTCATTTAATATGGCAGTAGTTTCTTTACAAAAAGGTCAAAAAGTTGATTTAACAAAATCAAACCCTGGTATTTCTAAAGTTCTAGTTGGTTTAGGTTGGGATACAAATAAATATGATGGTGGACAAGATTTCGATTTAGATACTTCTATCTTCTTATTGGATGCAACTGGTAAAGTAAAAGGCCCAGAAGACTTTGTATTCTATAATAATACAACAGGCGGAAATGGATCCGTTGTTCATGCGGGAGATAACTTAACTGGAGCAGGTGAAGGTGACGATGAGCAAGTGAAGGTAGCGATTAAAGATGTTCCAGCTCATATCGAGAAAATTGCTTTTACTGTTACGATTCATGATGCAGAAGCTCGTAATCAAAACTTCGGTATGGTATCAAATGCGTTCATTCGTATTGTAAATGAAGATACAAATGAAGAACTTATTCGCTATGATCTTGGAGAAGACTTCAGCATTGAAACAGCTATCGTTGTCGGAGAATTATACCGTCATAACGGCGAGTGGAAATTCAATGCAATTGGCTCAGGCTACCAAGGCGGTTTAGCTTCTCTATGTAATGATTTTGGATTACAGGTAGGGTAATGAATGGAGGAACAATGAGCATCGCACTCATTGTTCCTTAGTTATGATTTTTCAAAACTATATTATCAGGATAGGGGAGTATAAATCATGGCTATTCAGTTAAGTAAAGGCCAGCGAATTGATTTAACAAAAAACGATCCAACATTACAAAATATCGTGATTGGCTTAGGCTGGGATGTTAAACAGTTTGATGGAGGTCAAGCATACGACCTTGATGCTTCGGCTTTTTTATTAAATGCAGCAGGAAAGTGCCGCAATGAATATGACTTTATTTTCTACAACAATTTACAAAGTTCGGATGGTTCTGTCATTCATACAGGTGATAATAGAACAGGTGAAGGCGATGGAGACGACGAGCAGCTGAAGATTGATTTGGCGAAAGTACCGAATGATGTAGAGAAAGTAGCGATTGCGGTTACGATTCATGAGGCAGAGGTTCGTTCGCAAAACTTTGGGCAAGTGTCTAATGCATTTGTTAGACTTGTGAATGAAGACACAAACGAGGAAGTGCTTCGCTTCGATTTAGGCGAAGATTTTAGCATTGAAACAGCTGTTGTATTTTGTGAGATTTATAGAAACAAAGGTGAGTGGAAGTTCAGTGCAGTTGGCGCGGGCTACCAAGGCGGACTGCAAGCATTAGTAAATGCATACGGATTAGATGCATAAGTATTCTTATTTATATAGGGAGTAATCCCATTTCATTTTTTACGGAGGTTATTTCCTTTGGACATTATTAATCAGATTTTAAGCACGTATGCTTTGTTTTTTGATTGGGGAATGTGGGCAGATGTTTTAACTGATCCTGTTGCATGGGGATTAATTGGGACATTGATTATTATGGAAGGGTTACTTTCTGCTGATAATGCCCTTGTACTAGCGGTTATGGTCAAACATCTTCCTGAAAAACAAAGAAAAAAAGCATTGATGTATGGATTACTTGGTGCGTATGTCTTCAGATTCTTATTCATCGGTATCGGCGTATATCTTGTCAAGTTTTGGTTCATTAAAGTACTAGGTGCTGCATATTTAGGTTGGATTTGTTATAGTCACTTCCGCAAAAAAGGAAATGATGATGGAGAGGCAAAAGAGTTTAATAAAAATAGCTGGTTAGTTCGTACGTTCGGCGTATTTTGGGCGACAGTTATTATGGTGGAAATGATGGATATTGCTTTCTCAGCGGACTCCATTCTAGCTGCATTTGCTATTTCGGATCAAGTATGGGTTCTTCTTCTCGGTGGAATGATTGGTATTTTATTAATGCGTACAGTAGCTAGATTCTTCTTACTATTAATTGATAAAATTCCTGAGCTGGAGAACACGGCATTCATTTTGATTGGAATTATTGCTGCTAAAATGATGGCAAGCGTGTTTGGCTTCCATTTGCCGCATGAAGTGTTTTTTGCCATTATTGTTCTAGCATTTGCTATTACGATTATCATTCATAAAAAAAATGCAGGAGTAATAAAAGAAGAAACGGCTGTTTCAAAAGAAGAATAAAGGAAAACTTCCATTAATGGGTAATTACTGCCTGTTAAGTATGGGATCAATATTTCTAGATGGCTACTGTTTCAGCAGTAGCCATCCTTTTATATAGGAAGGAAGTAGATTTCGTTGTGAAACATTTTGAGGTTGAATCGGCCAAAAGAAAAATAGAAATCTTCTATAAAGAACCGGAGCCCTTTACTAAATATACAGAACGGGAAACGCTAGCCTATGCGCTAGGTGCTACTTTGTATATGCCAGCTCTTAGAGAGAGCATTGCAGATGAGCTAGTGACAAAGAAGTATAGAGAGCTTACTTCTGTCGTCATTGATTTAGAAGATGCTGTTGGTGATAGTCGACTAGAGGAAGCGGAGCAAATGCTTATTCAGCATATTTCAAGCATTAATCGAGCTGTAGAAGAACAAAAAGTATTAGTAGAAGAGTTGCCTCTTATTTTTATTCGAGTAAGAAGCCCGCAGCAAATGAACAGGGTTACGCAACAATTAGGACGGCTTCAGCGTGTATTGACTGGATATGTATTTCCAAAGTTTTCGTATGAAGCAGGGAAAGACTATTTAGAGATTTTAAAGAATAATAATTCAGAAGATATGGTTTTATATGGTATGCCAGTGTTAGAGACAGCAGACATTGTGTATAAAGAAACAAGAATCCCAACGCTAAACAAAATTAAAGAGCTATTAGAAGCTTATCAAGCTTATATATTAAATATTCGAATTGGAGCCACAGATTTTTGTGGATTATACGGTATTAGAAGAAAGGTAAATACAAGCATTTATGATGTTCTAGTCATTCGCGATTGTTTAACAGATATTATGAATCTATTTAATCGAAATGGCAGTGGATTCATGCTTTCAGGCCCAGTGTGGGAGTTCTTTTCTAATAATCAAAGCAGTAATCCGTATCTAGATGGCTTAATGAATGAAGTGATGCTGGATCAATTAAATGGTTTTGTTGGTAAAACGGTCATTCATCCGACACATATTAAGCCAGTTCATTCATTATATGTTGTTAGTCATGAGGATTATCTTGATGCAACCAGCATACTAGATTATAACGATGGTCAAGTAGGAGTCGTGAAAAGTGAGTACGCTAATAAAATGAATGAAATGAAACCGCACTTTTCTTGGGCGAAACGAATTTTGCTACAAGCAAAAGTATTTGGTGTATATAACAAAGGCCAAACGTTTACTTATTTAATGGCAGAAGAAAAACAATTTAATGAAGGAGCAAAGAAATGGTAGAAACGATCGCTTCTAAAGAAATATATCATATTATGGATGGTTTAACGGTTGAAGTGAATGTGTTGCAAAATCCATATCAATTTGAATTATCTCAATTGTTTCAAATGGCAACGCGGATTAATAAACGGAGAAGCTTTCTATTTGTTAGCAAAGTATTAGGTAAACATTTAGCGGTGGATCCTAATATTCCATTAGTGGTAGGGAAGCTGCTTGCAATGCGCTATGTAGAACTTGTACAGGGAGTGAAGGATCCGCGTATGCAATCAGTTGTTCATGCTCTGCAGACCAAAAGCCGTCTTTCAGAAGTACTAGCAGATATTGAACGTCAGCCTATTTTGTTAGATCAACCGCTTACTGTGATGGGATTTGCTGAAACTGCAACAGCTTTAGGTCATGCGGTATTTAGCGCATTTGGAGAACAGGCAAAGTATATTCATACGACAAGAGAACAGATCCAAGAATTAACGTCTGTTATTAATTTTGAGGAAGAACATTCACATGCAACGAGTCATAGAGTGTATGCCTCGGATTCCGCCTTTTTTGATGATGATAGTGAAGTCGTGCTCGTTGATGATGAAATTACGACAGGAAAAACAGCCATTAACATTATTCGAACAATGAAGGAGCAGTATCCTCAGAAAACACGATTTACTGTTGTGTCTATTTTAGATTGGAGATCACAGGAGCATCGAGAAAGATATGAGCAATTAGAAGAAGAGTTGAATATTACGATTCATACTGTGGCTTTATTAGATGGAATGATTACAGTCTCTGGAGAACCGGTTTTAAGTAAAGAGAATCAGTCCATTCATTCTTCATATCTTGAACCAACCACTTCCTTCCTCTCTTCTGATAACGATGTAAAAACGAGTGAGATAAAAGGAATAACATCTATTTCCACTGATGGAACAGTTAATCGTTCCCCTTATTTATTGGCGACAGGAAGATTCGGATTGACGAGAACGGAGGAATCTCTCTATTCAAACGAGTTAAAAGCCGTTGCAGAATACGTGAAAAAACAGCGGAAAGGGAGCCGCACGTTAGTCATTGGCACGGGAGAATTTATGTATGTTCCTATGAAAATAGCTGCTCAGTTAGGGGAAGATGTATTTTTTCAATCTACAACCCGCAGTCCGATTTATCAGAGGGATATAGAATCATATACTATTCAACAGAAATTCACATTTGATAGTCCAGAAAATACAGGAACAACGAATTTTCTATACAATATTAAACAAAATCAATATGATGAGCTCATCATTTTAGTCGAACGCATGCATTCCGAAGACGATATACGAAGCTTGGTAGAAGAGCTTAAACGAACGAATATTACTACGATTACAGTGGTGATGATGACACACATCTGCTCGTAATTGCTTAAGGAGGGAAGCGAATGGTACAAGCGGGAGCTCGACCGGATCGAATAGGGAGCTATAGTGTAGACGATGTTGTTTTTTTATTGCGAGATATTAGTAAGTATCAGTTAGAGATAAAAACAGAAGAACGGGAGGCGCTTATTCAATCCGGCACCCATTATTCTGAAATGCTGCCAATGGAGTACCAGCCGGATGAGCAGTATATTTCCTTATTCCATCGTACATTGAATCACTATTCGAAACGGATTGCGATAGCCATTGGAGTTGTAGCGGAACAAATTAAAGAAAAACGTGGATTGAACAATCTAGTTTTAGTCAGTTTAGCACGAGCAGGGACACCTATTGGCGTATTAGTGAAACGCTATTTCAAAGCTATCCATCAAGTAGAGATTCCTCATTACTCGATTTCGATTATTAGAGGGAGAGGGATTGATGAGACAGCGATTGATTATATATTTGCTCATCATGCAGCAGCTGATATTCAATTTATAGATGGCTGGACGGGAAAAGGGGCCATTACAA from Peribacillus asahii carries:
- a CDS encoding TerD family protein gives rise to the protein MSINLQKGQRIDLTKGNAGLNQIMVGLGWDPVNQSSPKGGGLFGGLFGGGAKTVNIDCDASVILLQNDRIVNKGDLVYFGNKTSSCGSVRHSGDNLTGDGSGDDEVIMIDLKSVPDRYNKLVFVVNIYDCEGRKQDFGMIQNAFIRIVNPQTKQELTRFNLTDSYGGLTTLVTGEIYRHNGEWKFNAIGDGTKDRNLSEVVARYT
- a CDS encoding TerC family protein, with protein sequence MDIINQILSTYALFFDWGMWADVLTDPVAWGLIGTLIIMEGLLSADNALVLAVMVKHLPEKQRKKALMYGLLGAYVFRFLFIGIGVYLVKFWFIKVLGAAYLGWICYSHFRKKGNDDGEAKEFNKNSWLVRTFGVFWATVIMVEMMDIAFSADSILAAFAISDQVWVLLLGGMIGILLMRTVARFFLLLIDKIPELENTAFILIGIIAAKMMASVFGFHLPHEVFFAIIVLAFAITIIIHKKNAGVIKEETAVSKEE
- a CDS encoding phosphoribosyltransferase family protein is translated as MVETIASKEIYHIMDGLTVEVNVLQNPYQFELSQLFQMATRINKRRSFLFVSKVLGKHLAVDPNIPLVVGKLLAMRYVELVQGVKDPRMQSVVHALQTKSRLSEVLADIERQPILLDQPLTVMGFAETATALGHAVFSAFGEQAKYIHTTREQIQELTSVINFEEEHSHATSHRVYASDSAFFDDDSEVVLVDDEITTGKTAINIIRTMKEQYPQKTRFTVVSILDWRSQEHRERYEQLEEELNITIHTVALLDGMITVSGEPVLSKENQSIHSSYLEPTTSFLSSDNDVKTSEIKGITSISTDGTVNRSPYLLATGRFGLTRTEESLYSNELKAVAEYVKKQRKGSRTLVIGTGEFMYVPMKIAAQLGEDVFFQSTTRSPIYQRDIESYTIQQKFTFDSPENTGTTNFLYNIKQNQYDELIILVERMHSEDDIRSLVEELKRTNITTITVVMMTHICS
- a CDS encoding ATP-binding protein, which encodes MKSAKLKSIIVYSILLLLLFIMLNMFTSILSIKKSAEKSSANQMLEVAKSIADHLDVDTYKRFLENPVKKQEYSEIKHYLEDARKKTGALHVYTLDIDNPKISRVMIAAMPNNIEFPIGGVCTVPEKQVKMAYEGRTFYTSILEDPEYGEYLTVGAPIKDDKDKIIGYLAIDISAEEINNISGKVVKSSMSVFVFNGLFVVILLIAFLIMHRWYQNELQTKVGDTEETYHWEFQSLLASVRSLRHDFSNHVQVIHGLLKLGESEKALDYISALSKEIHSITSMNLNVNNPGLSVLLEVKRLAAQNYNIETEFEIADDSFDRIKTTDLIKLLSNVIDNAIEATNELPENERFMHVACRVCDSKYVFEVSNTGPMITDKNREKIFKSGFSTKKVQEGKVRGQGLFIVKELVTEYRGDISIQSSMNETTVTLRIPIPRNGESS
- a CDS encoding HpcH/HpaI aldolase/citrate lyase family protein translates to MATVSAVAILLYRKEVDFVVKHFEVESAKRKIEIFYKEPEPFTKYTERETLAYALGATLYMPALRESIADELVTKKYRELTSVVIDLEDAVGDSRLEEAEQMLIQHISSINRAVEEQKVLVEELPLIFIRVRSPQQMNRVTQQLGRLQRVLTGYVFPKFSYEAGKDYLEILKNNNSEDMVLYGMPVLETADIVYKETRIPTLNKIKELLEAYQAYILNIRIGATDFCGLYGIRRKVNTSIYDVLVIRDCLTDIMNLFNRNGSGFMLSGPVWEFFSNNQSSNPYLDGLMNEVMLDQLNGFVGKTVIHPTHIKPVHSLYVVSHEDYLDATSILDYNDGQVGVVKSEYANKMNEMKPHFSWAKRILLQAKVFGVYNKGQTFTYLMAEEKQFNEGAKKW
- a CDS encoding TerD family protein: MAVVSLQKGQKVDLTKSNPGISKVLVGLGWDTNKYDGGQDFDLDTSIFLLDATGKVKGPEDFVFYNNTTGGNGSVVHAGDNLTGAGEGDDEQVKVAIKDVPAHIEKIAFTVTIHDAEARNQNFGMVSNAFIRIVNEDTNEELIRYDLGEDFSIETAIVVGELYRHNGEWKFNAIGSGYQGGLASLCNDFGLQVG
- a CDS encoding TerD family protein: MAIQLSKGQRIDLTKNDPTLQNIVIGLGWDVKQFDGGQAYDLDASAFLLNAAGKCRNEYDFIFYNNLQSSDGSVIHTGDNRTGEGDGDDEQLKIDLAKVPNDVEKVAIAVTIHEAEVRSQNFGQVSNAFVRLVNEDTNEEVLRFDLGEDFSIETAVVFCEIYRNKGEWKFSAVGAGYQGGLQALVNAYGLDA